The Gossypium hirsutum isolate 1008001.06 chromosome A13, Gossypium_hirsutum_v2.1, whole genome shotgun sequence nucleotide sequence AAGCGTTGGTCTAACAACAACTGGATATCTTCGACGTGCTCTGGTAGTCCTACATACTTGGCTCATGGTTCCACCTATTCAAGCGAATTGTTAATTAAAACATAgaataaataaacaacatttattataCTAACTACATATTATTATCAaatgatttttaccttgtcaCCAATGGGAACATATATGAGTCGTTCAGTCAGAGACGTAGAAATGGTAGCCGCCATCATGCTAGTGACTGCAACAAGAGCAAGCAACCACCGATTGACATCTTATTCTGTTCCATCGCCCAACACAACTCCCAGTACAACATGGCCAACACGACAGATCCCCAACTCAATCGCCCGCATTCTTTGAAGTTGACTAGGTGTAGTAATACCTTATGTGTatcaaattttaagatttatcaagCATTAGAATGCCCTCGATTAGCATATTGTTCTTTGACAATATCGGACGCATTCAGAAGAAGTTCTTTGAAATTAGTTTCCAACTACTTCATATCTAACAGCCACCTTGAAACTTGTTCGACACCTTTCCCAAAAATGTCTTGCAAAGGTCCTTTTTACCGAGGACGATCCCTGACCCCGTAACGACTGACCCATCTACTGGTAAATCGAGTTGTAAAGTTATGTCCTCAAGAGTGATTGTACACTTGCCGCATGGAATGTGGAACATGTGTGTCTCAGGTCTCCATCTTTCCATCAATGCGCTGATGAGTGTAAGATCCAAATTGCAGCCCCTGAGCATACAAGACATACATGGAAGAATCTCGCGTCTTGTAGATAACCACAAATTTCAGTGACTAGGCCCTTTGACAAATTATGTATAAACTCTTCCAAAAAATATCTTCCGTCTATTTATATcaatagaataaaatattttaaaaattaaagaactttaaatttaacttaattgaaaataatgaaatttaaaatttcttcttACCATTATCGCTTGAGCGGCGAAAATGTGCTTTTCGTTTTCGCTAAAACAAATCAGAGAGCTTACTATTCgtgaaaatttaatcaaatttaatatacaaaatatttaaataaaactataGTATTTTTAAACAAAGTGTACAGGTAAATTTCGAACAaaaattgagagaattgagagtTTAGAGAGAATAGAGAGTTGAATTTgagtgaaaaaataaaagaatagacTGGTAtctatagaaaaaaaatttactgttaccttttaaatttttttaccatttgACAACGTTTAAAGAGCCATTGAAAAATAACCGTTAGAGGAAAGTGTGTCCGGTTGGGCGAACTTTTTGTATAGGTGATAGATAAGTGTGTCTAACTGGGCCCGCTTTTACACACTCTATCAAAAAACGACATACTTctctcaattaaaaaaaaaacctaaaacgcgaattaaaaatttcagcatatttagACAATTTAGCGTCAGTGGGCCTGAAAGGCATAAAAATTGACTTGACAAAATGGATTTCAGATGCGTCCTGGTGGTGGATCAAAGCTGAGCTTTGACCCTCGAAGCCCTTAGGGGGAGGGTGTTTTCTCGTGCATATAAGGATTTATGTGCTATACCATATATGAATTTCCCAAAGGGCTATAGAAAGAAAAAGGATGTCTTTTTCGGTTATAGATCTTCTCCATTTCTAGGTTTCTAGAAGGTTGCGGTGAAGAAAGAAGAGAGCTCCCGCCTATCTAAATCCTTTAGGACAAGAACGTACATCGACAAGAGGGCTTTCCCTTTGCATTAAAGGAGGGTGAAGCAGGATAAGTCATAAGAATCAGCTTTCTTGCAACGACCTCCTGCTATGTGCTATGCTAACGAGGGGTCTTAAGCTTAAGCAAACAAAGTACCAAGAgctataaaataaaagaattcaaTAGCAGCGCTTATGCCTTCAACAAAAGCAGAGCTAAGCCCGGAAATCATGGAACTCTCTTCTCTTTCAATGGCAGCAGCTAGTTCAAGTTCAATGTCAGCCGAATTGCTAAACACTACTATTTCCTTCCCACCGGCTATGCTATACCTTATCTCTTTCCCTTGATAAAGGGAATAGAGATGATAATAGAGATCATCATACTGAGAAAGACAATAATTTCGTACGGGTACAAAAACTCTTATTCAAATGAAGTAAAAAAATGCAATCTTTGTTGTCTAATAGAACAAACACTAATACCTTAATTGAGTCGGTCAAAATAAAATCTGTTTATCAAAGTGCTTCTCCGATTGCTCAAGACATCTCTTTGCAACTGAGGAAGAAAACAAGATCATTTCGTTCCATTTTTAGAAAAATAGTGAAAGAGATTCCATTAGTAATGAAAAAAGGGGTTTCGGGGATCCGTATATGTTGTTCAGGTCGATTAAAAGGCGCAGAAATAGCTAGAACTGAATGCAGAAAGTATGGAAAAACATCTCGTAATGTATTTAACCAGAAAATCAATTATGCTCCTGCGGAAGTATCTACTCGTTACGGAATATTAGGTGTCAAAGTGTGGATTTCTTAtagtaaaaaaaaagggggacGTGCTATATCCAAAACGTACAAAATATAGTAAATATCGTAAATACAGATGTAGTAGGGGTTGCAAACCGGATGGTACAAAACTTGGTTATGGAAGATATGGCACTAAAAGTTGTAAAGCTGGTCGTCTTTCATATCGAGCCATTGAAGTAGTGCGTTGGGCTATAATCGGACAATTTCATTGTGCTATGAGTGGGGAGTTTTCGCGGATCTCCCTATTACCGGGAAACCTACAGAAGTAAGAATGGAAAGAGGGAAAGGAAATCCTACGGGTTGGATTGCTCGTGTGTCCACGGGACAAATCCCATTTGAAATGGAAGGTGTGAGTTTGTCAAATGCTCGACAAGCCGTTACATTAGCGGCGCATAAACCATGTTCATCAACCAAGTTTGTTCAGTGGTCGTAACGTAATTGGTTAGTGGGGAAAAACCAggcccaaaatttaaaaaattaggcGAAGTGTTTATTCCTGAACAACGGAAGTGGAAAGACACTAAGGGAGAGGGATATACTCCTTTCTTTTTGTAATCGTCGAAATTGTAtgacgaacctttttgtttcaGGCGTACGACCCATATATGTTACGATCTTTTTTGGCCTGTTGGTACTTGTCGAATTGAAACTCGATACGATAATAAGAAGATTCGCCAACATTACCTATTTTATTAGTGGATTCGAGGCAACCCCGGGGTAAGTACATGATTTCAAATTGCATGTTATAAGCATATGACCCCCTTTTACTGTTAAATTAAAGACACTAACAGCTCTTGGTCTTAGCTCTCTAAACATTGTTGAGGAAGCATCCAATCCATTTCCAACTCACATGTGTTAAGCATAGTGACACCAATCCCTTTGAATGAAGGAGATTTTGATTGCTGCTAGCTAGGGATTGGGGTAGGGGATAAAGTCATCCAATGCAATGAAGAAGACAATGCGCAAAGAACTGCTTTCGATTCTTTCTTGTCTATTGGATTCTGTTGAGAAGAAGGGAAAACCATTCGACCCGCAGACTTTCATGCTTGCTGTCCTAACAAGCCAAATAGCGTATATAAGAGAAGATGTTTCGATAAATTGTTGGGGCGATGTGCAAGCTCTTACTTCTGTCTCCTAAGTCAGTTAGTGGATCCAGAAGGCTCCGCCCAAAGGTACTTTTTGAAAGCTAGTCCCCGGTAGCCCAAGATCCATCTCTGATAGAAGAAGAAAGCTAGCACTCGAGTCAAGCAAGACGGGAATGTCACTCGACTGGAAACCATACCTTCAGTAGGGGAAAAATTGTCGCATATACGCTATATTATATGACTACTAACCATATCAGCGGATATCCTTCATAGCTCCTTCCTTGCCCCTTTCTACAAACCTTTCTATAATATGAAGGAAGCTCGAAGAGCTTTCTTCGCATGCTTGAGcccattaataaaatattaatatcatatcGATCAAGGCTTTCCTTTAGTTTAATTGCAGCTAGTGGTTTCAGAATATTCCTTCAGTTAAGCGGTTGTGCTAAGTCTTCCTTGGCTTTCCTCCCCTCTATAGCTTTACTTTGAGATGAGCTTCCGGCTTTGAGCAGAGCCAGGAGAAGATACAGGATCAGAGAAAGACCTCCTTACTTTTCAAATAATCGGCTTTGGCGATTGCACTTTCCATCCCTTACAACATAGGGCTTGCGGAAAGAGTCGTTGAAGAAGCCAAGACCAGAGAGAGAAACACGTCCCGCTTCGAAGGGTAGGGGGAAAGCGAAAAACTATCTTTAGCGGTTCGTAGGTACCTTATTTGATCTAGTAAGGGGAGCTAGAGCTAGAATAGCATTCCCAAGCACTACCCTCAGTTGCAACCCCAGGTCCATATAAAGTAGTCAATCTACTTGCAGAGAGGCTGCAGATACATGTCAATTTGCCCTGGCCCGTTTTCCTTTCCAATGGCTTGGAAATCACTTTATGCAGCCTCATTTTGGCCTGCAAAAGTCGAAAAGGAGGAAAGTGTGTCCGGTTGGACGAACTTTTTGTATAGGTGATAGATAAGTGCATCTAACTGGGCCTGCTTTTACACACTCTATCAAAAAACGATCTATTTCTctcaattaaaaaagaaaaaacctaaaaCGCGAAttaaaaatttcagcatatttagACAATTTAGCGCTAGTGGACCTAAAAGGCATATAAATTGACTCGACAAAATGGATTTCAGCTGCGTTAGTATGCAGCAATTTGCCCTGGCCCGTTTTCCTTTCCAATGGCCTGGAAATCGCTTTGTGCAGCCCCATTTTGGCCTGCAAAAGTCGGCCCGAAATGACCTACTTGTAGACTGATTTTGACTCGCCTGAGTTGATGTGACTGGTTGCGGTCACCATTTTTTGAGTCAATAATCAGGTtattattacaaaataatttttttcctcctTTTCAACTCGGCTGaaacaattttgttttttttttcaggtgTAAATCGGGTTGGGAAAtacaaatttgttttattttggcaAATATGCCCTGAGTTGTTTTACttcgatatatatattttaaatattataggGGTCTTTCGActtcaataacataaaaaaaaaaagagaaaaaaaaaagaaacaaacatacaGTTGCCAAGCATCTGCTGTACGCTTTCTCTCCGTTCTCCTTTTTGAAGAGATTGAATTTTCAAGTGTTTTCCCCATGTATGTCTTTTTGTTGCAGTTTCTCCCTACATCCTTGCAGTCCCCTTTTGCCTGTTACACTTGCCTTACCCTCTCAACGTCTGTGTCATTTCCCTTCTGCCAGTCCGTGATTCCAAGTGACAGCCCTCGATTGGTTGAGAGTATGACCGGCAAGGGAACATAGCTTCGGGAGGCGTTTGAAGCTTGACCTCTTATCCGAGGCATACATGAGCCTCTTTGTCTTTTAGGCCTCCTTATTATGTTTGTGTTCTTTTAGTTTTCGTATGGCTTTCGGTTGTTGATATACTTAAGGGAAGCCTGGCTAGCTCTAGTTTGAGCTCCGAATCCCTATGGTTCAAGGAGTTTGGTTGGGTCAACTTTCAGGGATTCCTGCGCCTCCCTTTCTGTTTGGCATCCTCAACTGCTGTAATCTCGAGTTCTCActgaacagatatatatataacaGGGAAACAATGCATTTTAGAGGTATTTTATTAAGGTAGATATTTTTTCCTTCTATCCCCTACTTCATAatggaaaaggaagaaaaaattgTCATGCATGTTGCTATAACACTCAAGTCACCTCCTCAATCTCGCTCAGAATGAGGATAGACAGGCATTTCGACTGATACTACGAAAAAATCTCCTGTACTACATCTACAAGCCTTTCTACAAAGGGAATGGTTCTATAGCTTTCCTAAACTCCTCAGGTATTTTATTATACACAATAACTACATAACTAAATGAAATCACCGCTTTGAAAACACCACCAAGATCAGCATTGACATGGAGACTACAATCTTGAAACCAGATGTTTCCCAGAAATTCTGTTTCTCAGCACCAACACCTCCGCTTTGTTGTTTTGCTGCCAGCTGATCTCTAAGTTCTTTCAGAGCTTTGTCCCTTCGCTCTCCCATCTGCCAAAATTAGTAGCATAAGCTCACTGAATGATATCCAACTCACTGAAAGTAAAACAGTGTGTTCAAATGGAAAAATATGGCCCTCAACcattatttatacaataaaaaGTGTTTCAGGAGACTGGATCAGCACATGAAATTGACCAATTTGCACAATGAAAAGTTCAAACAGGGATCTAAACAGATTAGCAATCCAAGCATTTTCAGTTCTGATGCAACCGAACTTCTAAGAAACAGCACATTAGCAGCATACGATCACTAAAATCGTACTTTAAGAACATAGCATTATATTAATATTACCCTTTGGAGTTTTCGTGTCTGAGAACGAGCTTCCTGGAGACAAAATTCCAACTTCAACACCCTCTTTTTCAGTTCTTGATCAGCTCGCCGCTGTTTCTCTAACTGCCCCATAAGATAGATAAATAAtcgttaaaaaatatattataaatatatctatATAAAAAGGGTGAAGCGATAATAAAATTCAAAGGCAGCTTATGCATACGCATAAAAATACCTGTGATTCCAGTTCTTTGGTTTTAAGCTTCCAGTGCGCTGACATAATCCTAATTTCATCTTTCAGTTTGGTTATTTCTTCATCCTTGACAGTTAAAAGCTTATTAATCTTTTCAAAATTCTTGGGAGAAAACTCATCCAAAAGTTTCCTGAGCTCACAGTCCTTATTTGCTCCAGCCCTAGCAACAGCTTGCATGATATCATGCTCAATTCTCAAGACCTCATCTTTCAGCAGCTTTTGCGAACATTCCCTAGCCTGGAGATCCTTCTGCAAATTATCTAGTTGCTCTCCTAACCTAGTTACACGATCCTCATGCTCCTTCAATgacttattcttctcatccaacTCCTTTAACAATGTTACACACTGCAGTTGCGCTGACTGAGCTGATGCTGCACTAGCATCAGCAGTTGCTTGTGTCACAGAAAGCTGTGATCTAAGATCATCCAATTCCCTTAGATACTGAGAGGCAAATTACAAAGTCACATCAGAATCATGCAAGTGGATTTGGCTAACGAAAAAGGAAAATCATTGAAGCAGCAACACCAAAGGACATACTTTACACGAAAGGTAAAATAGATGATGAACTGGAAGCAAGATTATAAATAGAGGCCTAAGGTAGCCTCATAACCATCCACACTATTGCATTTCACATAAGATCATATACTTTTCAATGCGGAAAGACATATTTGAGCTTCTTTAAGAATGATTAAGTAAAAAAACAATTATGATCTAACAGCAACTGATATCCAAAGTTGGAAATTTTGAAGCCTTATTTCCTATCTAACCGGTGCCTTCTATAAAGTAACAATAAACATGTCAGCAATTAGTACAGGGAATATCAGCAAAGGTCGAAATTGGTGCAATATTTAGTAAGActtaaaacatgagttttaaagatttaacatatttattgaaatatataaaatttaacaattatgtAAGAACATTACCATAACCTAATGCTTCATGATTAAATCATAAACATTCCTCCTAGTACACTTAAAAAGGTGAAAGCTGTTTCCATGTGGCTTCAAATTACTTAGACAGagaagaaattagaagtaaatttaTAACTTGGCAAAATATGGAGGGTGTTGCATGGCTGCATAAAGTCTAATTTAGTGACCACCACTAATCTTATGTGTAAAGACAACAATTTCCCGAATTATACAAATTTCAATAAAgaggaaatattaaaataagattaaaaacacTTGGTCACCTTTCCTTTGATGGGCTCCCTCAACACATAACTAAAGAGGAAAAGCCAAAAAGGCTTGATAAAAGATGCGTGGATCATCATCAACAACTTCAAAAGATCAAGATAAAATAAAAGATCCATTTAAGGACAGATCAACCACCATAGCAGATAATACAATCATTAGGACATGATGGGTTTTTCCAAATCATGAATCAACACGCAAAAATGAAATATGACCACGGCATTATTAGGCTAATTAATcagcaaaagaaatgaaaaaagttTCAAGAACCAGAATTTATGTAGGTGACCTTCTCAGCAGCAGAGGCTGAAGCTTGAAGCTGCCCATTTCTCTCCTCTAACCTCGTCTGCAATTTAAATATTTCCTCTTCCATGTGCCTTGCCTTTGTCTCCGCTTcctgatttaaaaaaataataataataataataagaagcgAATCAGGTTTACCAGTAAACAAGTTCTTGACCCCACAAAGAAAGACCCAAAAAGAGAAATATTCAAATGGGAACTGAAAGTTTAACACAAAAAGACACGGAAAAGGAGGCACCATCAGCAATCACATGCCTGTCTTGTTAGGGTTTCTTGAGCAAATGACTGCTCCTGCGACGCCAAACGGCTTCTAACCTCCTTCAACTCCGCCGCCAGCGACACCACGTTACGCCGGAAACTCTGCTTCTTCTCATTCAAATCCTTCAATAAAGGATCAAAATCCATAGAAGATGATGAAGACGGAAGGGATGATTGATTAGACACTGACATCAGGGATAGCACGCTCTTGATCCAACGGTGAGTTGAAGATCTGATCGTGAATGCATGCACAGACCCTTGAAGggggcaaaaaaaaaagaacagatgACTTAGGGGAAGAGTCCTAGTCTTTGGTTGTAGCAATCTGTGCTGCCATATCTGCATGTGAACATGGTGGTTGTGCATTTAATTCAAGTGGGACAGCAAGCAACaagtttgaaaaatataaagatataatgCAATGATAATACTCACAAGATTTAAAAGAAGAATAAATATTTGGAAGCAATGAAATGGATGGAATAAATCTGGTCCAAgcgaagagaaaaaaaaaaaagagaatgctAAATAGATGCTTAATGGAAGGAGAGCGATAGAGGTGTTTATAAACCACAACCATAACCATCTGAATAATAAAGTCTTGTAATTATTTATCAAGACatagagagagaaaaagaaagagacttgcagagagagatagagagagaacagctttttgaatttgaaatatgcggaaaaaataaaataaaataaaattcaaatttgaaatagtttgaaaatggaaaaaaagaaaaaaatttcttggGAAAgcggaaagaaagatgaaacagAAACAACGCTGTACTCGGAAGGAGAGAAAAGGCAAagaaaaaaaacccagaaaatatttttggctttaacagaaaaacaaacaaaataaaagagaGTGAGAATCATGATGGGCGGATTGAGCGAGGAAAAGAGTCACCAACCTATGGTAGGAGCTTcacttctcttctcttctcttcacTGTATCTGTCTCAAAGCAAAGcagaaatgaaatttttaacatgggaTTTGCGAATAAGCTTGTGCTCTGCTCTGTGAAATTTTCCCCCTAAGATGAGATCGGATCCGaggatgttttaattttgtaatggAAACAGAGGAAGGATTAGATTAGAAGGGATACTAATTGATTGATTAGTTCTTTccaattattatttgttttttaattaattcatgGTCTTGAGTTATTTaggtaattaatatttaattatgtttggtCCTGATTCCGAACCTGGGGTAATGTGATAATGCCAAAATCCTAAGCTGTGTTTTGTAATGTGGTGGGTTCTGTTTGGCAGATTTGACATTtcacaatcttttttttttttttttcggttTCCCACTGACTCCAGCCGTGAAACGAGAGTAGCGCGGCAAATCCAAATTTTTGGTTAGCTGCTTGCTAAGCCTAAGGGGAATCTTGCCGCGTGGACTTCTTTCTCTATCATCCGTTCGATCTGTTTTTGTTACCTACCTACTAGTCACACTGTCACCTGCTTGGGCTTGGGCTCGGGCTCGGGCTCCGAGCCCTTTTCTGCTTAAATAATTATTTAGGCTGTTCCATTTCACTTCTtcattcctttttcattttttcttggaATATATGGTAAGTTGTTAGTAAATTTTTACATTTCTTGAAAGATATGGTAATTTAGAGAGTTTcacatattttttatgttataaatattaaaattttgattttgattaattttatctattttaaaaaaataaatacatcaaaaaatatttttttacaatataaaaatggaaaaactCTCTCTGATCCCCGATAACGTTTCCCCCCCTTAGGCAGTAAGCGGTGGCGATGGATCTCGATCGGATTCTGATCGTACGACTAAGAAAGTACGGTTCAAAGGTGGAATCGGAGAAGAAGACACTGAGATGGTGAAGACTCTGGATCGAGCCTAAAGATATCCTGGAAGGATAAACTTTTAGGAACCAATTCTGGAGGAATAGACGTTGGTAAGATGGGTCTTCTAGTCTAGATGTTGATGAAGATCTTGAGTTTTTAGAAGGAGACATTCACAGATCTGTTGTTAATGGTATTCCTTCCATTGACTTCTCTGAACggattcaaaatattttagtcAAAGAGATGGAACTCACGGTAATATTGAAATTACTAGGAAGAAACATTGGCTATGAGGCTCTTAACAATCGTATTAGCAGTCTTTGGAACACTGCCAAGCCATTCCATCTCATGGATATTGAAAATGGATACTTTTTGGCTAAGTTCCAATCTTTCGACGATTACACTAAAGTTCTGGCGCAGGGTCCGTGGATGGTGTATGGACAATATTTAACAGTTCAACCCTGGACAAAAGAGTTTTGCCCTTCACAACCCTATCCAAGTTTAGTGTTGGCATGGATTAGACTACCTGGTCTTCCAGGTTATTTATACAAGAAGAAAATTATCAAGGTAATTGGGAATACCATTGGGAAAGTGGTTCACTTGGACTTTAATACTGATAGCAGGACTAGAGGCAGGTTCGCCAGGATAGCAGCATACATTAATCTGGATAGACCCTTGGTTGCTCAAGTTCTCGTGAATGGCAGAATTTAGAAAGTTGAGTATGAAGCGTTGCCGACCATATGCTTCTCCTGCGGGAAGTATGGACATACCAAGGATCTCTGTATTGTGACGCAATCGGAATCTAGAACGGAGAAGTAGACGGCGAGGGTTGATCCGGTGGCGGTGGAGAAAAGAGATGATACTGCAACTTACGGACCATGGATGGTGGTCGAACGTAAAAGCAGACGAAATTCTCGGAATAATGGTTCTATTAGAACAGAGAACAAGGAGGAAGGCAAATCCGGTTCCCGATTTGGCGCTTTGGCTGTTATGGAAGGTGAGTCTGATTTGGGAAAGGAGAAGGATAAGGGTGATAAAGGAATTGGGGCTGATTTTCAGGTGAAATTAAAGGCTATTGATTTTGGGAAGAAACAGAAGCTCAACTTTCGAGATAATGGAAAAAATAATAGGAGCAGTCGGATGGGGGGAATTATTCTAGATAATGGGCTGTCTAATGCCATTATAGCAGACCCAGATATCAATAGGCCAGTGGTGGGTTCGACCCAGCGAGCTGCTGATTCAAATATTGATAAACGGGCTGATGACCCAAAATTGCCTAGTGTGATCCAGACCAGTAATCCAGTCAAGTCAAGTTGTCAGGATTTGGGCTTTACGCACAGTGATCCTGGGAGTTCTTCTAAGCAACTTTTTATTTCAGAATTTAATTATTCGGATAGAGTGGACTTTAATAATTTGCAAAATTCCAATTTTAATAATATGCCTGTGAATTTCTCGTGCATTAACCCTATGTTTGTTGACCAGGGGGAAAATAATATTGAGGATGTTAATACAGCTTTTAAAACTGTTGTCTCGGTGCCAGAATTTACTGAAGTACAGATTGTTAATGCTACCGAAGGCTTGAATAGCACCAAGCATACTGCGGTCTCGATTAAAGAGAAGAAATTAGCTGATAATAGTAATACGGGGAAGGTCTCCTTGCAGAATTTTGAGGTTAGCAAAATTCGGACTACACAGAAATTAACGGGAGGTAAAGATGGGGGGTTTCGAGCCACAAGGAAAATCAATAAAGTCTCGTATGGGAAagggaatttttttaaaattaaaaatccctCCAAAATCCCTTTGAGAGACTCTATGACCAAGCTAGCTTAGGCTATTACGAACGTGCAGGGAGTGGACCCTGGTACGGGGGATggtaaaacaaattaattatgttttgttaATTGTTGTCTAGTGATTGTTTTGAGATCCttgttcatttgtttattttctagTTTAATTTTTCTATGGACTCTAATATTTCAATCTTTTCTCAGAATTGCTAAGGGTGTGCAAGTAGTAAGTTTATCCGTGCTTTTTGTGAGTATAATTTAGAGCACAATCCGAACATTGTGTGCTTATTAGAACCTAGAGTTAGTGGCCCAAAAGCTAATTCTATTATTGGTAAATTGGGTTTGATTTTTCTCATCGCATTGAATCTGTTGGTTTTTCAGGTGGCATATAGGTCGGATGGAAAGATTATCTCTATTAAAATTATTCACAATCATCCCCAATTTATGCTTTTATGCATCTAGGGGAATAATTTTTATAgttcttttttcccttttgttGTGTATGGTAATCCTAATAAAAGTAAGAGGAGATCTTTGTGGACTGACTTATTGAATGTTTTACCTCAGGAACATTTGCCATGGTTGATTTTGGGAGATTTTAATGCCATCCTCTCTAATAAAGACAAAAAGAGTGATCAGTCTATTGGTAAGAGATGTAATTTCTTTGGCAATTTTGTTGACTCGTGTAATTTGCAAGACCTAGGTTTTGTTGGACCGTCATTTACTTGGCAAAGAGGTAATACGCATGAGCGATTGGACCATGCCCTTGCTAATGATGCATGGATTTCGGCTTTTTCGCAGACACTTGTTTACCATTTTACTCGTATCAAATCGGATCATAGGTGCATTCTCCTAAAGACTAATCCTATGCTTAATACAGCAAAAGGGAGACCATTTCGCTTCCTTGCAGGATGgataaagcatgcaaattttaAGGATTTGATTTCTAAAAGTGGAGATTTTCAGATAATATGGCTGATTTTTTATCTGATATTACTTCACACGTTAAAGATTAGAACAGGTCCATTTATGGCTTTATAGGAACGAGGAAAATA carries:
- the LOC107893735 gene encoding nuclear envelope-associated protein 2 isoform X1; this translates as MSVSNQSSLPSSSSSMDFDPLLKDLNEKKQSFRRNVVSLAAELKEVRSRLASQEQSFAQETLTRQEAETKARHMEEEIFKLQTRLEERNGQLQASASAAEKYLRELDDLRSQLSVTQATADASAASAQSAQLQCVTLLKELDEKNKSLKEHEDRVTRLGEQLDNLQKDLQARECSQKLLKDEVLRIEHDIMQAVARAGANKDCELRKLLDEFSPKNFEKINKLLTVKDEEITKLKDEIRIMSAHWKLKTKELESQLEKQRRADQELKKRVLKLEFCLQEARSQTRKLQRMGERRDKALKELRDQLAAKQQSGGVGAEKQNFWETSGFKIVVSMSMLILVVFSKR
- the LOC107893735 gene encoding nuclear envelope-associated protein 2 isoform X2 produces the protein MEAETKARHMEEEIFKLQTRLEERNGQLQASASAAEKYLRELDDLRSQLSVTQATADASAASAQSAQLQCVTLLKELDEKNKSLKEHEDRVTRLGEQLDNLQKDLQARECSQKLLKDEVLRIEHDIMQAVARAGANKDCELRKLLDEFSPKNFEKINKLLTVKDEEITKLKDEIRIMSAHWKLKTKELESQLEKQRRADQELKKRVLKLEFCLQEARSQTRKLQRMGERRDKALKELRDQLAAKQQSGGVGAEKQNFWETSGFKIVVSMSMLILVVFSKR